The genomic interval GCAGGGCGTCGATCACCTTGGCGGTATCGTCCATGGACAGGGTGGTCTGGGTGACGTAGGCCAGGTGGTCGGGGTTCTTGACCTCCAGCGCCGCCACATCGTCTTCATCTTCGACCAGATAGATGGCACCGCCATTGCTGGCATCGTACTGACCCATGGTGCCCTCCACTTCCGGATGCCCCTCGTGGCCGATCAGCACGCACTCGCGACCTTCCCGACTGTAGCGGACCACTTCCACGTGCACTTTGGTCACCAGCGGGCAGGTGGCATCGAACACCTGCAGGCCGCGATCGCGGGCTTCCTGCTGCACGGCGCGGGAGACACCGTGGGCACTGAAAATCACGATCACATCGTCCGGCACCTGCTCCAGCTCCTCCACAAACACCGCACCGCGCTCGCGCAGAGTGTCGACCACAAATTTGTTGTGGACCACTTCGTGGCGAACGTAAATGGGGGCGCCAAAGACATCCAGGGCACGATTGACGATATCAATCGCCCGGTCGACACCGGCACAGAAGCCGCGGGGGTTGGCGAGTTTGATTTGCATAGTGTCAGACAACCTGAGAGGTTCCGGCGGGCGGGGCCCGCGCAAAGTGAGCGCCGACGGGCGGCGCGGGTGTTCAGTGTACCTGAGCCGGCTCGACGTTCAAAACCGCCACTTTGAACAGGATATCCCGCCCAGCCAGCGGATGGTTGAAATCGATCAGCACCCGCTGATCATCGAACTCCCTTACCACCCCGGGTAATTCGGCCTTCTGGGCGTCGGCAAAGGAGAGCATCAGTCCCTCTTCCAGCTCGATATCGGGGCCGAACTGATCTCGGGGCATTTCCTGCATATTGCTCGGGTTGTGCTGGCCGAAACCATCCTCGGGGGGAATGGTGAACTCCTGTTGGTCACCCGGCATGAGGCCAAACAGGACTTTTTCAAACCCGGGCAACAGGTTACCGTCACCGACGGTGAAGGTCGCCGGGTCTTTATCAAAGTTCGAGTCGATTTCCTCGCCATCTTCCAGGCGCAGGGAAAAGTGGAGCGTGACGGTGGTCCCGGGCCCCACGGGCAGCTGTTCAGTCATGACGTTTGTCCTTGCCAAATAACATATCCAGGATCAACAGGGCGGCGCCGACGGTAATGGCCGAATCGGCGATATTGAAGGCCGGCCAGTAGTAATCCTGATAGTGCACCACGATAAAATCCACCACATAGCCCAGCACCACCCGGTCGTACAGATTGCCGATGGCACCGCCCAGAATCAGCGCAAGCGCCAACGCCTCGTAGCGTTTTTCGCTCACCCGCGCCAGCCAGATCACCAGCACCACGCTGACTACGGCGGCCACCACGGTAAAGAACCACCGCTGCCAACCCCCGGCATCACTCAGAAAGCTGAACGCCGCGCCGGGGTTGTGCAGCAGGGTGAAGTTGAAAAACGGCGTGAACACCACGGGCTCGCCATAGGTGAGTGCGGCGGATACCCAGTGTTTGCTGATCTGGTCCAGCGCGATCACGGCAATTGCCAGGGCGTACCAACGCCAAGCGGATTTAAGCATAGTGGCGTTCCTCACCCTGCCCTTCGACGTTGTCCACACAGCGGACGCACAGGGTCGGGTGCTGGGCGACGCTGCCCACGTCGGCCCGGTGGTGCCAGCAGCGCTCGCACTTGTCGTAGCTGGATTTTTCCACCGCGACCTTGAGCCCCTCAACATCCGTCAATTCCGCCTCGGTGGCCTCATCGAGCGGGCGCACCTGAGCGGTGGAGGTGATCAGCACGAAACGCAGCTCGTCGCCCAGTTTCTGCAGCACGGCTCGCAAGTCGTCATCGGCAAACAGAGTCACTTCCGCGCCCAGAGCGCCACCAATCACACCATTGGCGCGCTGGGTTTCCAGCACCTTGTTCACGGCATCTTTGACTTCGGCGATCTGGTGCCAATCCTCTTCGCTGAACTCGGACTCAACGGCCTCGGGTAACGTGTACCATTCGGCGGCAAACACCGGTCCCTGACGTTCACCGGGCACCAGCGGCCAGATTTCATCGGCGGTGAAGCTCAAAATCGGTGCAATCCAGCGCACCATGGCTTCGGTGACGTGATAGAGCGCGGTCTGGGCCGAGCGCCGCGCCAGACTGTCCGCCTGGGTGGTGTACTGACGGTCCTTGATGATATCCAGATAGAAGCCGCCCAGTTCCACCACGCAGAAGTTGTGCAGCTTCTGGTAAATCAGGTGGAACTGATACTGGTCATAGGCATTGATGATGTCGGCCTGCAGCTCCGCGGCGCGTCCGACGATCCAGCGATCCAGCGCCACCATTTTCTCTGGTGCCACAGCGTGTTCAGAAGGCTCGAACCCGTTCAGATTGGACAGCATGAAACGGGCGGTATTGCGGATGCGACGGTAAGAGTCGGCGGTGCGCTTGAGGATCTCATCGGAGACGCTCATCTCGCCACTGAAATCCGTGGCGGCCACCCACAGGCGCAGGACATCGGCGCCCAGCTCTTTCATGACTTTCTGGGGCGGCACCACGTTGCCCACAGACTTGGACATTTTCCGGCCCTGAGCATCCACAGTAAAGCCGTGAGTCAGTACGGTTTTGTAGGGCGGCGTACCGTTCATGGCCATGGCCGTTTTCAGGGAGGACTGGAACCAGCCGCGATGCTGATCCGAGCCTTCCAGGTACAGGTCCGCCGGGTAGCGCAAATAACCGCGTTGCTGCAGTACCGCAAAGTGGGTCACCCCGGAGTCGAACCAGACATC from Marinimicrobium koreense carries:
- the ispH gene encoding 4-hydroxy-3-methylbut-2-enyl diphosphate reductase, which codes for MQIKLANPRGFCAGVDRAIDIVNRALDVFGAPIYVRHEVVHNKFVVDTLRERGAVFVEELEQVPDDVIVIFSAHGVSRAVQQEARDRGLQVFDATCPLVTKVHVEVVRYSREGRECVLIGHEGHPEVEGTMGQYDASNGGAIYLVEDEDDVAALEVKNPDHLAYVTQTTLSMDDTAKVIDALRTKYPNILGPRKDDICYATTNRQDAVRQLALECDLVLVVGSHNSSNSNRLRELAERCGTEAYLVDGPECIRREWLEGKESIGITAGASAPEVLVEQVVQKLRGWGALTAEEAAGTPETISFSLPRELR
- a CDS encoding FKBP-type peptidyl-prolyl cis-trans isomerase; the protein is MTEQLPVGPGTTVTLHFSLRLEDGEEIDSNFDKDPATFTVGDGNLLPGFEKVLFGLMPGDQQEFTIPPEDGFGQHNPSNMQEMPRDQFGPDIELEEGLMLSFADAQKAELPGVVREFDDQRVLIDFNHPLAGRDILFKVAVLNVEPAQVH
- the lspA gene encoding signal peptidase II, whose protein sequence is MLKSAWRWYALAIAVIALDQISKHWVSAALTYGEPVVFTPFFNFTLLHNPGAAFSFLSDAGGWQRWFFTVVAAVVSVVLVIWLARVSEKRYEALALALILGGAIGNLYDRVVLGYVVDFIVVHYQDYYWPAFNIADSAITVGAALLILDMLFGKDKRHD